CATCGTACATGCGCATGAGATAGGAGAAGGCCTCCTTGAGAGGCACCTCCCGGAGGCTCACCGTCACCGTCTCGTCGGGCAGGGAGGGATCACAGACGATATTGCGCCCCATGATCCGCCCCAGCATGAAAAAGGCCTGGCGCAGCGGCGTGTCACGCAGCTCCAGGGTCACCGGCTTGTCGATCTGCAACGGATCGACGGGACTGGCGGTGCGGGGCGTAAAGAGGTCCGTCCGCTTCGGCTGGGGCGTCGGGCTCGGCCGCGGGCCCCCCTTGGTCAGATAGACCCGCATCTTCCGTGCCGGAGCGGTGCCCCGGATCTCCTTCACCCGGAGCGCCGCACCGGTGATCACCGTGCAGAGCAGTCCGCCTGCCTCCTGATTCAGTTCGATGCGCTCCACCAGCGGGTACTTATAGGTCCGTTCCCAGGTACCCGAGGGCAGCGTCACCCGCGACCAGAAGAGCTCCACCCGGTCGCCGGCTACGCGTCGCACCTCGGGACGCGGGAGATGAGCCCCCTTGAACTCCAGCACCGCCAGGCTGCTGCCCGCCTGCTGGACACGCACGCCCCCGAGCTCCGGGAAGAGCTCCTCCGACCGGGCCGGACCGCAGAACAGCGCAATAAGGGAGAGGCACACCAGCCATGTGACAACGCCGCCGCCCCCGCTCCCTTTGACAACATCACCCAGTCTCTTCATTGCTCTTTCTCCAAAGTCACGTCGATACGTCTGTCCTCCCAACGGACAACCACCTTATTCTCCTTTATGGCCAGCACGCGGCCCAGGCCGCCACCGAACTCCGACCCCCTGGTTACCACCACGCCGCTGCCTTCACCTTCGATATCCATCACCGCCACCCGTCTGCCTTCCATGATCATCAACGCCTTGATCTTCATCAGCGGCGGGACCACCTCGGTCACCACCTGCCGTGGCTCCGGCGTTGTCGGCTCCGGCGCGCCGACCACAGGTTGCCAGGGGCGACGGTTCGCCGCCACGGCCAGGGCCACCACCTCATTGCTCCGGGAGCGGGCCTTCATGGCGCGTGCATAGAGCTCCCCGGTGGACCGCACCTGCCTGGCCTCCTCGATGGCCCCCACATTGGGCATATCCTGCCCCAGCGAACCCCTCCCACTCTCGACGGCCATCCAGAAGCCCTTCCCCTGCAGGAAGATCCCGTAGAGCAGCAACAGCAGGAGCCCCCAACGGGAAATCCGCTGCAGCCGACTGGGCCCCATCAGCCAGTTTCGGAGTTCGTCCAGCGCCTCGCCCCAGCTTCCGACAGCCATCAGTCTTTCCCTCCAACGAGCTGCGTGGCGAGCACGGCGCTGCAACTCACCTCGCCGTCGCCGCTCCAGGAGAGAGAGAGCGACTGCATCAGCATCAGATCGGCCATGGTGCGCCACTCCGCCAGTGTTCCCAGCACCGAATAGTATGGTCCGGTGAAACGCACCTGGACACTGTAGCGTCCCGAACCGTCACCTTTGGGCGTTATCTTATCCATCTCCACACCATGCCCGGTGAGCGTCTGTTCCACCGCAGCGTACACAGCCACCCTGTCGGCGGGGAAAGAAACGCGGTGCTCCTCATACCGGGAGAGCGTCTTCTTGTACGCCTGGAGCAGCTGCGAGGTTTTCTGCACCTCTTTCAACGCCTCGCGCTCCTCCACGGCCTTGAGCATCGCCTCGCGCCGCTCCTGCTCCAGCATGCGGCTGGTCCTGGCCCCGGCATACAGCAGGCCCACAAAGACCATACCAAGCAGCACCACCAGGATCAACTGCCGGATCCGCCGGCTGCGGTCCTCATCGGCCACGCTCGTCGCCCCCTTCGGCAGCACCCTCCGCAGCCTCGACAAAGGAGGCAAGCGTACAGGAAAGGGAGAACTGCACCACCCGCTTTCCATGCCAGCTGGAGCTGTTCGTATCGGGCATCCCCACACCCTTCACGACAGAGGATTCGTTCAGCGCATTGCTGAACACCACCACGTCCCCCTCGGAGAAGGCATAGCCGCTCAGCGATGCCTTGCCGGAAGAGAGCGACACCTTGCGCAGCCAGACCGTCCCGGGGAGGGACCCCTCCACGGCACCGAAGAACTCCAGCGACGGCAGCTCGCCCTTGACCATCTCCAGGGTCTCTTCCCGCTCCGCCACGGCCTCTTTGAGCCTGGAGAGCTCCTGTTTCAGCTCCTTCGCCTGTCTGTTGAGCGCCCGCACCCGGGGGATATACTCCGCCTGCTGCGCCCGCAGGGCGTGCAGCTTGAAGAGCCCCAAACCGAGAAAGGCCACG
This DNA window, taken from Synergistales bacterium, encodes the following:
- a CDS encoding PilN domain-containing protein, which codes for MTIKFDLRPEQFRVEEATSFSPLRVMVLSLVAVFFVFSVAFLGLGLFKLHALRAQQAEYIPRVRALNRQAKELKQELSRLKEAVAEREETLEMVKGELPSLEFFGAVEGSLPGTVWLRKVSLSSGKASLSGYAFSEGDVVVFSNALNESSVVKGVGMPDTNSSSWHGKRVVQFSLSCTLASFVEAAEGAAEGGDERGR